TCGCACACAGCCGGACACCCCTTTGGCGACCACGGTCTTGAATCCAACGGCCGCCAGATCCGATTCGCTCTGAATGTGACCGGCCTTTTTTAATTCGGCCAAGCAATCCTCGATCGCCTTGGGATAGTCGCTCACGCGTTCGTATCCCCCCTTGTGCAACATCGTCTCGGCGCCGTTCGAAAAATCGAACAAGCGCCACTTCAGCGACGTGCTTCCGAGATTGGCGACCAGCAGCTTCACAGAGCGAGTCGGTCGGTTAAGCGAGCCACTTACCGAGACCACTGAGGCTTTCGTGCGGACGAGGAATCACCTGCACGGTCACGACCTGCCCGACTTGGGAGGCGGCGGCAGCGCCGGCATCCGTGGCCGCCTTCACGCTGGCGACGTCGCCACGGAAGAACGCGGTCACATATCCGCTGCCCACCTTCTCCCATCCGGTGAAGGAGACGTTGGCGGACTTCAGAGCAGCATCGGCCGCTTCGAACAGCGCGCAGAGCCCCTTGGTTTCGATCATTCCAATTGCTTGTTGAGCCATAATGCTTGGGAATTTTGGAGAGTTAAATTCGGTTTACTTCGCGGAGCCCACAAAGATTTTGAGCAAATCTTCATGCGGACGGGCGATGACGTGAGCGCTGACCAGCTCGCCCACCTTGCTTGCCGCCTTGCTGCCTGCATCCACTGCCGCCTTCACGCTGGCGACATCGCCCCGGCAAATGACGGTGATCAAGCCTCCCCCGATGGGGATAGTCTTGGACAGGGTGACGTTTGCCGCTTTGACCATGGCGTCGGTTGCTTCGACGCTACCGGTAAAGCCCTTGGTTTCAATCATGCCGATCGCTTCGCTCATATGTTCTCGCTTTGAGAGGTTGGAGTTGAGATTAAGTTTAAAAGTTAGAAAGGAGAAATTGCCGGCCCGCTACTTGACCAACTCGCAGAGGGTGTCCGCCTGCAGGTTGCAGGCATTGCCTTCATCCGTATCGATGTGCACCTCGAGTTTGAAACTCTTGTCGACCCGAACCAGCATCCGATCCAAGGTCAGCCCGCAAGGACCACCAATGCGCAGCTTCATGTCTTCCCCGTGTTTGACCCCGTAGTAGGACGCATCATCCGGGTGCATGTGCACATGACGCAGCGCGCGAATAATACCATCCGGCATTTCAAAAAAGCCCTCCGGCCCCATGATCATCGCGCCCGGAGTGCCCTTGATGTTACCCGATGCCCGCAGCGGAATATCGAAGCCCAGCGCAATCGCATCGGTGTAGGCTAGCTCGATCTGATTCAAGGTCCGGCAGGGGCCCAAAATCCGCAGATTGGAGATCACCCGGCTGCGGGGACCGATCAAGGTGACCGTCTCCTTGGCAGCAAACTGCCCGTCCTGATAGAGCCACTTGTGAACCGTCAGCTGGTGCCCCTTTCCGAAAAGAGCCTCCACCGCCTCCTGAGTCAGATGACAGTGACGAGCACTCACATTGACAATCAAGGGATTGGGGCCAGCCGACGTCGAAGGCAATGGTTTGCCCAAACGTTGGTAAACAGCCCGGCGAACAAGATGTTCAACCGACGCTCGATGTAATCCTGGTTCTGGCGCAGCCATGCGTTAGGGGTTGAACTTACGGCCAATGTTGAAAAAGAGTCAACAAAAGATTGCAAAATCTTCCAAAATCTTCCATCCTCTCCCTTAAGCGGCACACAGGCAGCCATTTGGAGATTTCACTCCATGGAAGTTTGGAGCCCTTAGGATTCACGACTCGGACTAAAATCGCCCTGAAACATGCAGGCGGAAGAGCGACAGCGACGGATAGAAGAATATCTCCACAAGGTGGAGTTCGCGTCCTTGGACGAGCTGTCAGAGCGAGTCGACGCGTCCAGCTCCACGGTTCGGCGCGATCTCCAAGCACTGGA
This sequence is a window from Verrucomicrobiales bacterium. Protein-coding genes within it:
- a CDS encoding BMC domain-containing protein, yielding MAQQAIGMIETKGLCALFEAADAALKSANVSFTGWEKVGSGYVTAFFRGDVASVKAATDAGAAAASQVGQVVTVQVIPRPHESLSGLGKWLA
- a CDS encoding BMC domain-containing protein, with product MSEAIGMIETKGFTGSVEATDAMVKAANVTLSKTIPIGGGLITVICRGDVASVKAAVDAGSKAASKVGELVSAHVIARPHEDLLKIFVGSAK
- a CDS encoding phosphate propanoyltransferase codes for the protein MAAPEPGLHRASVEHLVRRAVYQRLGKPLPSTSAGPNPLIVNVSARHCHLTQEAVEALFGKGHQLTVHKWLYQDGQFAAKETVTLIGPRSRVISNLRILGPCRTLNQIELAYTDAIALGFDIPLRASGNIKGTPGAMIMGPEGFFEMPDGIIRALRHVHMHPDDASYYGVKHGEDMKLRIGGPCGLTLDRMLVRVDKSFKLEVHIDTDEGNACNLQADTLCELVK